In Salvelinus alpinus chromosome 30, SLU_Salpinus.1, whole genome shotgun sequence, a single genomic region encodes these proteins:
- the LOC139559637 gene encoding microtubule-associated protein RP/EB family member 2-like isoform X1 — protein MPGPTQALSPNGENNNDIIPTDGSNCIPYRKNTVRGERAYSWGMAVNVYSTSITQETMSRHDITAWVNDLLGLNYTKVEQLSSGAAYCQFMDLLFPGCVSLKKVKFQAKFEHEYIHNFKLLQASFKRMNVDKIIPVEKLVKARFQDNLDFIQWFKRFFDANYDGKDYDPLQARQGQDAIPPPDPGEQIFNLPKKSQHHAASSPTAGATKASATTPKQNPCSPHPSSRPSSAKRIPVATTTPAKGERELEAQVTLLNDQVNTLKLALEGVEKERDFYFGKLREVEVLAQEQGQESAQFVERLMEILYSADEQEGAGEGEDVDPGVHEEEVPDDQQDEY, from the exons ATGCCAGGTCCCACCCAAGCACTGTCCCCAAATGGAGAGAATAACAACGACATCATCCCAACGGACGGATCCAACTGCATTCCTTACAGAAAAAATACAGTGCGAGGAGAGCGCGCCTACAG TTGGGGAATGGCGGTCAACGTATATTCTACCTCAATAACCCAGGAGACTATGAGCAGGCATGACATCACTGCCTGGGTTAACGATCTTCTCGGTCTGAACTACACTAAAGTGGAGCAGCTCTCCTCAG GAGCGGCCTACTGCCAGTTCATGGATTTGCTCTTCCCTGGCTGCGTCAGTCTTAAGAAGGTTAAGTTCCAAGCTAAATTTGAGCATGAGTACATTCACAACTTCAAGCTGCTGCAGGCCTCCTTCAAGAGAATGAATGTGGACAAG ATTATTCCTGTGGAAAAGCTGGTGAAAGCTAGATTTCAGGACAACCTTGACTTCATCCAGTGGTTCAAGAGGTTCTTTGACGCCAACTACGACGGTAAAGATTACGACCCACTTCAGGCCAGACAGGGTCAGGATGCCATCCCCCCACCTGACCCCGGTGAGCAGATCTTCAACCTGCCAAAGAAGTCTCAACACCACGCAGCCAGCTCCCCCACTGCAG GAGCCACCAAGGCGAGCGCAACAACGCCGAAACAAAACCCTTGCAGCCCCCATCCATCCTCCAGACCCTCTTCAGCCAAAAGAATCCCAGTTGCAACGACAACTCCGGCCAAAGGAGAGCGGGAACTGGAAGCACAGGTCACATTGCTCAATGACCAG gtgaacacattaaaacttgcactggagggggtggagaaggagagggatttTTACTTTGGAAAGCTGCGGGAGGTGGAAGTGCTGGCACAGGAGCAAGGTCAGGAGAGCGCACAGTTCGTGGAGAGGCTAATGGAGATCCTGTACTCTGCAGACGAACAG GAAGgcgcaggagagggagaggacgtgGACCCAGGGGTCCATGAAGAGGAGGTTCCTGATGATCAGCAGGATGAGTACTGA
- the LOC139559637 gene encoding microtubule-associated protein RP/EB family member 2-like isoform X2: MAVNVYSTSITQETMSRHDITAWVNDLLGLNYTKVEQLSSGAAYCQFMDLLFPGCVSLKKVKFQAKFEHEYIHNFKLLQASFKRMNVDKIIPVEKLVKARFQDNLDFIQWFKRFFDANYDGKDYDPLQARQGQDAIPPPDPGEQIFNLPKKSQHHAASSPTAGATKASATTPKQNPCSPHPSSRPSSAKRIPVATTTPAKGERELEAQVTLLNDQVNTLKLALEGVEKERDFYFGKLREVEVLAQEQGQESAQFVERLMEILYSADEQEGAGEGEDVDPGVHEEEVPDDQQDEY; the protein is encoded by the exons ATGGCGGTCAACGTATATTCTACCTCAATAACCCAGGAGACTATGAGCAGGCATGACATCACTGCCTGGGTTAACGATCTTCTCGGTCTGAACTACACTAAAGTGGAGCAGCTCTCCTCAG GAGCGGCCTACTGCCAGTTCATGGATTTGCTCTTCCCTGGCTGCGTCAGTCTTAAGAAGGTTAAGTTCCAAGCTAAATTTGAGCATGAGTACATTCACAACTTCAAGCTGCTGCAGGCCTCCTTCAAGAGAATGAATGTGGACAAG ATTATTCCTGTGGAAAAGCTGGTGAAAGCTAGATTTCAGGACAACCTTGACTTCATCCAGTGGTTCAAGAGGTTCTTTGACGCCAACTACGACGGTAAAGATTACGACCCACTTCAGGCCAGACAGGGTCAGGATGCCATCCCCCCACCTGACCCCGGTGAGCAGATCTTCAACCTGCCAAAGAAGTCTCAACACCACGCAGCCAGCTCCCCCACTGCAG GAGCCACCAAGGCGAGCGCAACAACGCCGAAACAAAACCCTTGCAGCCCCCATCCATCCTCCAGACCCTCTTCAGCCAAAAGAATCCCAGTTGCAACGACAACTCCGGCCAAAGGAGAGCGGGAACTGGAAGCACAGGTCACATTGCTCAATGACCAG gtgaacacattaaaacttgcactggagggggtggagaaggagagggatttTTACTTTGGAAAGCTGCGGGAGGTGGAAGTGCTGGCACAGGAGCAAGGTCAGGAGAGCGCACAGTTCGTGGAGAGGCTAATGGAGATCCTGTACTCTGCAGACGAACAG GAAGgcgcaggagagggagaggacgtgGACCCAGGGGTCCATGAAGAGGAGGTTCCTGATGATCAGCAGGATGAGTACTGA